One window from the genome of Nicotiana tomentosiformis chromosome 5, ASM39032v3, whole genome shotgun sequence encodes:
- the LOC104090411 gene encoding protein IQ-DOMAIN 3-like isoform X2 has product MGKKGSWFSAVRKALGSSNKKKDKKKQKSEKWSGKQRSGELDSSNAETASVSPAPPHPVEQTKLMEAENEQNKHAYSVAIATAVAAEAAVAAAHAAAEVVRLTAAACISGKSKEEIAAIRIQTAFRGYLARRALRALRGLVRLKTMIQGQSVKRQATSTLRCMQTLARVQSQVRARRIRMSEDNQALQRQLQQKHEKEQEKLKAYSSGDDWNDSTRSKEEVEATLHGKQEAAMRRERALAYAYTHQPTRRNPSKSTDQTFMDPNNPHWGWSWLERWMAARPWEDKCATDKEVNNDQVAVNSPANHPNAVTAITHRDFHLDNRSSPTAYKQSRPPSRQSPSTPRSKTGRIRPASPRGSNVDDDSRSMASAQSERCRRHSIAGSSIRDDESLSSSQAVPSYMAATESARARSRLPSPLGFEKIGTPEKGTINSAKKRLSFSASPGGGPRRHSGPPKVEI; this is encoded by the exons ATGGGGAAGAAAGGAAGTTGGTTTTCAGCAGTGAGAAAGGCTCTTGGTTCGAGTAACAAAAAGAAAGACAAG AAAAAACAGAAATCTGAAAAATGGTCCGGAAAGCAACGGAGCGGCGAATTGGATTCTTCAAATGCAGAAACTGCATCAGTGAGTCCTGCACCCCCTCATCCTGTAGAGCAGACGAAATTGATGGAAGCCGAGAATGAGCAGAACAAACATGCCTATTCGGTAGCTATTGCCACTGCTGTTGCTGCAGAAGCAGCAGTTGCGGCTGCTCATGCCGCTGCTGAGGTCGTTCGGCTAACGGCTGCAGCCTGTATCTCGGGTAAATCAAAGGAAGAGATTGCAGCTATAAGAATACAAACAGCTTTTCGAGGATACTTG GCTAGGAGAGCATTGAGGGCTTTGAGAGGATTAGTTAGGTTGAAGACAATGATTCAAGGGCAATCTGTCAAGCGACAAGCCACGTCCACCTTAAGGTGCATGCAGACACTAGCTCGTGTTCAATCTCAGGTTCGCGCCAGAAGAATTAGGATGTCAGAGGATAACCAGGCTCTCCAGAGACAACTCCAACAGAAGCATGAGAAAGAGCAGGAGAAGCTGAAAGCATATTCT TCTGGGGATGATTGGAATGACAGCACGCGATCAAAGGAAGAAGTTGAAGCGACCCTCCACGGCAAGCAGGAGGCTGCCATGAGAAGGGAAAGGGCTTTGGCTTATGCATACACGCATCAG CCAACACGGAGGAATCCTTCAAAATCTACAGATCAAACATTCATGGATCCAAATAATCCACACTGGGGATGGAGTTGGTTGGAGCGATGGATGGCTGCGCGACCATGGGAAGATAAATGTGCAACCGATAAAGAAGTTAACAATGACCAAGTCGCTGTAAATAGCCCAGCAAACCATCCCAATGCTGTGACTGCTATAACTCATCGTGATTTCCACCTTGACAATAGGTCTTCTCCGACCGCTTATAAGCAAAGCCGTCCTCCTAGCCGCCAATCGCCATCAACACCCCGATCAAAGACAGGGAGAATAAGGCCAGCAAGCCCCAGGGGAAGTAATGTTGATGATGACTCTAGAAGCATGGCGAGTGCACAGTCAGAACGCTGCAGGAGGCATAGTATTGCAGGTTCATCAATTAGAGACGATGAAAGCTTGTCAAGCTCGCAAGCTGTTCCAAGTTACATGGCAGCAACGGAATCAGCACGAGCGAGGTCCCGCTTACCAAGTCCTTTGGGTTTCGAAAAGATTGGGACACCAGAGAAGGGAACAATTAACTCTGCGAAGAAGCGATTGTCTTTCTCGGCATCCCCTGGCGGTGGACCAAGGAGACATTCTGGTCCACCAAAGGTAGAGATATAA
- the LOC138892838 gene encoding uncharacterized protein produces MRPLGQVAPYQRQHGYIQQNQQLTYQQPQQQQIMRPDDGFTKLEGMLYNNNRMVQQLIRSTEKMQQRVDSHESAIKGIEIQLGQISMALNNHPQGTLPVDTQVNPKEHGPKQLMEIDDSTGLTEVTVQHAPTDISKEKEVAKKTESEQEKAEKIVPEQVQNQTTLKKRPPAPFPQRLAKYQKDEQYKKFWEMLKQIQVNIPLIEALKEMPCYAKMMKDLMSHKFDFQDLTTVTLTQTCSAVVTRPIAKKLSDPVGKFVFPGDFVILDCRVDEEIPIILGRPFLATGRALIGCETGELKMRLNDEEITFNVHKSMRRPSEFANCSLIEAVDVILEEEDETLNAKDPLAACLMNLEEINGKNLVEWVLALKGRGLLDVHAEQLLQVLMECKTAIGWTIIDIKGISPTFCMHKILLEDGHKPSREHQRRLAFEELKKRLVTTPIIVAPNWEQPFELMCDASDYAIGVVLGQRKDKLVHPIYYASRTLSGAQLNYTVTEKEMLVVVFALDKFRSYLIGSKVIVYTDHATLRYLIAKKESKPRLIHWVLLLQEFDLEIRDRKVAENQVADHLSRLEGAEKKVEVEDITETFPDEQLLVVTLEEAPWYAHIANYLASGIDPYDLSSVQKKKFFRDCHMYYLDEPCLFKICVDNMIRRCIPEIDQSSILQAFHASPYGGHFVGVRTAVKVLESGFY; encoded by the exons atgcgaccactGGGTCAAGTTgcgccttaccaaaggcaacatgGCTACATtcagcaaaatcagcagctgacttatcaacaacctcaacaacaacagattATGAGACCAGATGATGGGTTTACTAAACTTGAGGGAATGTTGTACAACAACAACAGAATGGTGCAACAATTGATTAGGTCCACAGAAAAAATGCAACAGAGGGTAGACTCGCATGAATCAGCGATAAAgggtattgagattcaattaggacagatttctatggccctaaataatcatccccaagggacgttacctgTAGATACACAAGTTAATCCAAAAGAACATGGCCCGAAACAGCTTATGGAA ATAGATGACTCAACAGGGTTAACAGAGGTGACAGTACAACATGCGCCAACTGACATaagcaaagaaaaagaagtcGCGAAGAAAACTGAGTCAGAGCAAGAGAAGGCAGAAAAAATAGTGCCAGAGCAGGTTCAAAATCAAACCACATTAAAGAAGCGGCCTCCAGCACCCTTCCCCcaaagattggccaaatatcaaaAAGATGAGCAATATAAGAAATTCTGGGAGATGTTGAAGCAAATTCAGGTAAACATTCCATTGATTGAAGCCTTAAAGGAAATGCCttgttatgcaaaaatgatgaaggacttgatgtctcataagttcgactttcaagacttgACCACGGTTACACTGACTCAGACATGTAGTGCTGTTGTGACAAGACCCATAGCTAAGAAGTTATCTGATCCA GTGGGGAAGTTTGTTTTTCCAGGAGATTTTGTCATTTTAGACTgccgggttgacgaggagattcccataattttgggaaggccattcttggccactgggagagcCCTAATTGGTTGTGAAACTGGAGAGCTAAAGATGAGACTGAACGATGAAGAGATAACGTTTAATGTGCATAAATCTATGCGGCGACCCAGTgagtttgctaactgctctctaatagaagctgtggatgtgatcttggaggaggaagatgagactctaaatgcaaaagaccctctagcagcatgcctcatgaacttagaagaaatAAATGGTAAAAACTTGGTAGAGTGGGTTTTGGCCCTTAAAGGGCGAGG tttgttagatgtgcatgcagaacaacttttgcaggtgttAATGGAATGCAAGACTGCAATTGGCTGGACCATTATAGATATTAAAGGGATCAGCCCGacattttgtatgcataagattctactggaagatgggcacaaaccttccagagaacatcaaagaag gttagcatttgaggagctgaagaagagactGGTGACTACACCAATCATcgttgcacccaactgggagcaaccatttgagctcatgtgtgatgcgagTGACTATGCTATAGGAGTAGTCCTGGGGCAGCGGAAGGATAAACTggtgcacccaatttactatgcaagcagaacgctaagtggtgcacaactcaattatacCGTGACCGAGAAAGAGATGTTAGTTGTGGTGTTTGCATTAGACAaatttaggtcttatttgattggttcaaaagtaattgtttatactgaccatgcaacaCTTAGGTAcctgatagcaaagaaggagtcaaagccacgcttaATCCattgggttcttttgctacaagaatttgatttggagatccgcgaTAGAAAAGTGGCAgagaaccaagtggcagaccacctttCAAGGTTAGAGGGAGCTGAAAAGAAAGTCGAGGTAGAAGATATAACTGAGACATTCCCAGATGAACAATTGCTAGTAGTGACATTGGAGGAAGCGCCATGGTATGCAcacattgcaaactacctggcaagcggtattgACCCCTATGATCTTTCctctgttcaaaagaaaaagttctttcgtgactgTCACATGTATTATTTGGATGAGCCTTGCCTGTTCAAGATTTgcgttgataacatgatccggagatgtatccccgagatagaccaatcttctattttgcaggcCTTTCATGCATCACCATATGGTGGCCACTTCGTAGGAGTAAGGACCGCCGTGAAAGTGCTGGAATCGGGCTTTTACTAG
- the LOC104090411 gene encoding protein IQ-DOMAIN 2-like isoform X3, with protein sequence MGKKGSWFSAVRKALGSSNKKKDKKKQKSEKWSGKQRSGELDSSNAETASARRALRALRGLVRLKTMIQGQSVKRQATSTLRCMQTLARVQSQVRARRIRMSEDNQALQRQLQQKHEKEQEKLKAYSQSGDDWNDSTRSKEEVEATLHGKQEAAMRRERALAYAYTHQPTRRNPSKSTDQTFMDPNNPHWGWSWLERWMAARPWEDKCATDKEVNNDQVAVNSPANHPNAVTAITHRDFHLDNRSSPTAYKQSRPPSRQSPSTPRSKTGRIRPASPRGSNVDDDSRSMASAQSERCRRHSIAGSSIRDDESLSSSQAVPSYMAATESARARSRLPSPLGFEKIGTPEKGTINSAKKRLSFSASPGGGPRRHSGPPKVEI encoded by the exons ATGGGGAAGAAAGGAAGTTGGTTTTCAGCAGTGAGAAAGGCTCTTGGTTCGAGTAACAAAAAGAAAGACAAG AAAAAACAGAAATCTGAAAAATGGTCCGGAAAGCAACGGAGCGGCGAATTGGATTCTTCAAATGCAGAAACTGCATCA GCTAGGAGAGCATTGAGGGCTTTGAGAGGATTAGTTAGGTTGAAGACAATGATTCAAGGGCAATCTGTCAAGCGACAAGCCACGTCCACCTTAAGGTGCATGCAGACACTAGCTCGTGTTCAATCTCAGGTTCGCGCCAGAAGAATTAGGATGTCAGAGGATAACCAGGCTCTCCAGAGACAACTCCAACAGAAGCATGAGAAAGAGCAGGAGAAGCTGAAAGCATATTCT CAGTCTGGGGATGATTGGAATGACAGCACGCGATCAAAGGAAGAAGTTGAAGCGACCCTCCACGGCAAGCAGGAGGCTGCCATGAGAAGGGAAAGGGCTTTGGCTTATGCATACACGCATCAG CCAACACGGAGGAATCCTTCAAAATCTACAGATCAAACATTCATGGATCCAAATAATCCACACTGGGGATGGAGTTGGTTGGAGCGATGGATGGCTGCGCGACCATGGGAAGATAAATGTGCAACCGATAAAGAAGTTAACAATGACCAAGTCGCTGTAAATAGCCCAGCAAACCATCCCAATGCTGTGACTGCTATAACTCATCGTGATTTCCACCTTGACAATAGGTCTTCTCCGACCGCTTATAAGCAAAGCCGTCCTCCTAGCCGCCAATCGCCATCAACACCCCGATCAAAGACAGGGAGAATAAGGCCAGCAAGCCCCAGGGGAAGTAATGTTGATGATGACTCTAGAAGCATGGCGAGTGCACAGTCAGAACGCTGCAGGAGGCATAGTATTGCAGGTTCATCAATTAGAGACGATGAAAGCTTGTCAAGCTCGCAAGCTGTTCCAAGTTACATGGCAGCAACGGAATCAGCACGAGCGAGGTCCCGCTTACCAAGTCCTTTGGGTTTCGAAAAGATTGGGACACCAGAGAAGGGAACAATTAACTCTGCGAAGAAGCGATTGTCTTTCTCGGCATCCCCTGGCGGTGGACCAAGGAGACATTCTGGTCCACCAAAGGTAGAGATATAA
- the LOC104090411 gene encoding protein IQ-DOMAIN 3-like isoform X1, whose amino-acid sequence MGKKGSWFSAVRKALGSSNKKKDKKKQKSEKWSGKQRSGELDSSNAETASVSPAPPHPVEQTKLMEAENEQNKHAYSVAIATAVAAEAAVAAAHAAAEVVRLTAAACISGKSKEEIAAIRIQTAFRGYLARRALRALRGLVRLKTMIQGQSVKRQATSTLRCMQTLARVQSQVRARRIRMSEDNQALQRQLQQKHEKEQEKLKAYSQSGDDWNDSTRSKEEVEATLHGKQEAAMRRERALAYAYTHQPTRRNPSKSTDQTFMDPNNPHWGWSWLERWMAARPWEDKCATDKEVNNDQVAVNSPANHPNAVTAITHRDFHLDNRSSPTAYKQSRPPSRQSPSTPRSKTGRIRPASPRGSNVDDDSRSMASAQSERCRRHSIAGSSIRDDESLSSSQAVPSYMAATESARARSRLPSPLGFEKIGTPEKGTINSAKKRLSFSASPGGGPRRHSGPPKVEI is encoded by the exons ATGGGGAAGAAAGGAAGTTGGTTTTCAGCAGTGAGAAAGGCTCTTGGTTCGAGTAACAAAAAGAAAGACAAG AAAAAACAGAAATCTGAAAAATGGTCCGGAAAGCAACGGAGCGGCGAATTGGATTCTTCAAATGCAGAAACTGCATCAGTGAGTCCTGCACCCCCTCATCCTGTAGAGCAGACGAAATTGATGGAAGCCGAGAATGAGCAGAACAAACATGCCTATTCGGTAGCTATTGCCACTGCTGTTGCTGCAGAAGCAGCAGTTGCGGCTGCTCATGCCGCTGCTGAGGTCGTTCGGCTAACGGCTGCAGCCTGTATCTCGGGTAAATCAAAGGAAGAGATTGCAGCTATAAGAATACAAACAGCTTTTCGAGGATACTTG GCTAGGAGAGCATTGAGGGCTTTGAGAGGATTAGTTAGGTTGAAGACAATGATTCAAGGGCAATCTGTCAAGCGACAAGCCACGTCCACCTTAAGGTGCATGCAGACACTAGCTCGTGTTCAATCTCAGGTTCGCGCCAGAAGAATTAGGATGTCAGAGGATAACCAGGCTCTCCAGAGACAACTCCAACAGAAGCATGAGAAAGAGCAGGAGAAGCTGAAAGCATATTCT CAGTCTGGGGATGATTGGAATGACAGCACGCGATCAAAGGAAGAAGTTGAAGCGACCCTCCACGGCAAGCAGGAGGCTGCCATGAGAAGGGAAAGGGCTTTGGCTTATGCATACACGCATCAG CCAACACGGAGGAATCCTTCAAAATCTACAGATCAAACATTCATGGATCCAAATAATCCACACTGGGGATGGAGTTGGTTGGAGCGATGGATGGCTGCGCGACCATGGGAAGATAAATGTGCAACCGATAAAGAAGTTAACAATGACCAAGTCGCTGTAAATAGCCCAGCAAACCATCCCAATGCTGTGACTGCTATAACTCATCGTGATTTCCACCTTGACAATAGGTCTTCTCCGACCGCTTATAAGCAAAGCCGTCCTCCTAGCCGCCAATCGCCATCAACACCCCGATCAAAGACAGGGAGAATAAGGCCAGCAAGCCCCAGGGGAAGTAATGTTGATGATGACTCTAGAAGCATGGCGAGTGCACAGTCAGAACGCTGCAGGAGGCATAGTATTGCAGGTTCATCAATTAGAGACGATGAAAGCTTGTCAAGCTCGCAAGCTGTTCCAAGTTACATGGCAGCAACGGAATCAGCACGAGCGAGGTCCCGCTTACCAAGTCCTTTGGGTTTCGAAAAGATTGGGACACCAGAGAAGGGAACAATTAACTCTGCGAAGAAGCGATTGTCTTTCTCGGCATCCCCTGGCGGTGGACCAAGGAGACATTCTGGTCCACCAAAGGTAGAGATATAA